One segment of Bradyrhizobium sp. CB2312 DNA contains the following:
- a CDS encoding LysR substrate-binding domain-containing protein: protein MHMPRRFLPSTALLAAFEATARMSSITLAARELSLTQSAVSRQIKLLEGLLEVELFARERQSIRLTAAGEAYAREIREALRKISTASFNVRANPKGGTLNLAILPTFGTRWLAPRLPLFFAQHPGITINLATRLTYFDFRTDALDAAIHFGPRDWPGAEMALLRSEEVVPTCSSKLKNQYDFCAAGDLKKAPLLGISTRPGAWDQWFSAQNIVGGSGQMMYFDQFATAAQAAMAGVGVALLPTFLIQDELANGKLVRALDLPIESAERYYLVWPTERSSHPPLIAFRDWVLAESAADR from the coding sequence ATGCATATGCCCCGCCGATTTCTGCCTTCGACCGCTCTGCTGGCCGCTTTTGAGGCCACCGCCAGAATGAGCAGTATCACCTTGGCGGCCCGGGAGCTCAGCCTCACCCAGAGCGCGGTCAGCCGGCAGATCAAGCTCCTGGAGGGATTGCTCGAGGTCGAGCTCTTTGCACGCGAACGCCAGAGCATCCGATTGACCGCGGCCGGCGAAGCCTACGCTCGCGAAATCCGCGAAGCGCTACGGAAGATCAGCACAGCCTCCTTCAACGTTCGCGCCAATCCCAAGGGAGGGACCCTCAATCTTGCGATCCTGCCGACCTTTGGCACGCGTTGGCTGGCGCCGCGACTTCCCCTCTTCTTCGCGCAGCATCCGGGCATCACCATCAACCTTGCAACGCGCCTGACCTATTTTGATTTCAGGACGGACGCACTGGATGCGGCCATTCATTTTGGCCCGCGGGACTGGCCCGGCGCTGAGATGGCCTTGCTGCGCTCTGAAGAGGTCGTCCCCACCTGCAGCTCCAAGCTGAAGAACCAGTATGATTTTTGTGCAGCGGGCGACCTCAAGAAAGCCCCCCTGCTCGGCATCTCGACGCGGCCGGGCGCCTGGGACCAGTGGTTCTCGGCCCAGAACATCGTGGGCGGATCCGGACAGATGATGTATTTCGACCAGTTCGCGACCGCCGCCCAGGCCGCGATGGCCGGCGTCGGTGTTGCTCTGCTACCGACCTTCCTCATTCAGGATGAGCTAGCGAATGGCAAGCTTGTTCGCGCTCTCGACCTGCCAATTGAAAGTGCTGAGCGCTATTACCTTGTATGGCCAACTGAGCGATCGAGCCATCCCCCCCTTATCGCATTCCGGGATTGGGTGCTCGCGGAAAGCGCTGCAGACCGATGA
- a CDS encoding porin, with protein sequence MKLTKSLVLTSAAMFVGAGAQAADLPVKAKAVEYVKICSLYGAGFYFVPGTETCVKLGGYVRVELGVRTNSYAYPADSGLGGAQNRLSNYYTAFSREALNIDTRTATEYGVLRTYFQGVFSWYSGGYNGAGTGLTGGATAYNGAPSGTNGSGSIAGGKLGVYDAFIQFAGFTIGRAQSQFNAPWSEYPANWYEAVGAAGWERVNQLTYTADFGQGITASFSAQDQVNNYQGGIWNVSAASPAGIAFGQYGANNTGGSRAPDLVAMLRVDQAWGLFQASVAAHDNHAGYYGASEVTGYPSDKWGWAGQLALSIKNIPTGPGDTINMSGVYTNGASRYNFGSYYSNVFAMYGGTNLPGAYQSVGLAGVSDSVFVAGSGQELTTTYGFNGGYTHNWDPHWASTLYGSWAAVRYNSTAKGYICGAVVTNLALSSGLAGCNPNFNYGAIGTYTSWTPVKGLTFLAEINYTMLDQKYASGSTVALPLQANIAKPGAAYELKNQNSLTMLLHAQRNW encoded by the coding sequence ATGAAATTGACGAAGAGTCTTGTCCTCACTTCGGCGGCGATGTTCGTCGGCGCCGGGGCGCAGGCGGCCGATCTGCCCGTGAAGGCCAAGGCCGTGGAGTACGTGAAGATCTGCTCGTTGTATGGCGCCGGCTTCTACTTCGTCCCGGGTACCGAAACTTGCGTCAAACTTGGTGGTTATGTGCGAGTCGAGCTGGGCGTGCGGACAAATTCCTACGCCTACCCTGCCGACAGTGGTTTGGGGGGCGCGCAAAATCGTCTTAGCAACTACTACACGGCCTTTTCTCGTGAAGCCCTGAATATCGATACCCGGACCGCAACGGAATATGGTGTGCTCCGTACCTACTTCCAAGGAGTATTCAGTTGGTATTCGGGCGGATACAACGGAGCGGGGACGGGCCTCACGGGTGGGGCAACAGCGTATAATGGAGCCCCGTCCGGAACGAACGGTAGCGGCTCGATAGCCGGTGGTAAGCTTGGCGTCTATGACGCCTTCATCCAATTCGCTGGTTTCACTATTGGTAGGGCACAGTCGCAGTTCAATGCGCCCTGGTCCGAGTATCCGGCGAACTGGTACGAAGCGGTGGGCGCGGCCGGCTGGGAGCGCGTGAACCAGCTCACCTATACAGCCGATTTCGGCCAAGGCATCACGGCCTCCTTCTCGGCTCAGGATCAAGTGAACAATTATCAGGGGGGCATCTGGAACGTGAGCGCTGCCTCGCCCGCAGGTATCGCCTTTGGTCAGTACGGCGCCAACAACACCGGCGGTTCACGCGCTCCTGATCTTGTCGCCATGCTACGCGTTGATCAGGCCTGGGGCCTTTTCCAGGCATCGGTCGCTGCTCACGACAACCATGCTGGCTACTATGGGGCATCAGAGGTCACTGGCTATCCGAGCGACAAGTGGGGCTGGGCTGGTCAGTTGGCGTTATCGATTAAGAATATCCCGACTGGCCCGGGTGACACGATCAACATGTCAGGAGTGTATACGAACGGTGCAAGCCGCTACAACTTCGGAAGCTATTACTCCAACGTCTTCGCGATGTACGGCGGCACGAACTTGCCCGGTGCTTACCAGAGTGTCGGACTCGCCGGTGTTTCCGACTCCGTGTTCGTGGCTGGCTCCGGCCAGGAGTTGACCACGACCTACGGCTTCAACGGCGGCTACACCCACAACTGGGACCCGCACTGGGCTAGTACCCTCTACGGTTCGTGGGCCGCCGTTCGCTATAATAGCACGGCGAAGGGCTACATCTGCGGTGCGGTCGTGACGAACCTTGCGCTGTCGAGCGGGCTCGCTGGCTGTAACCCCAACTTCAACTATGGGGCTATCGGTACATACACCTCCTGGACTCCGGTCAAAGGCCTAACCTTCCTGGCCGAGATCAATTACACAATGCTGGACCAGAAGTACGCGAGCGGAAGCACCGTCGCGCTACCTCTGCAGGCTAATATCGCCAAGCCGGGCGCCGCGTATGAGTTGAAGAACCAAAACAGCCTCACAATGCTGCTCCACGCTCAACGCAATTGGTGA
- a CDS encoding pyridoxal phosphate-dependent aminotransferase, whose protein sequence is MKALVQNPQFRLASRLASIGVSQILRITALASDLKRNGKDVIVLGTGEPDFDTPEYIKDAAKCAMDNGATKYTALDGTPELKAAICAKFKRDNGLEFAQNEITVSAGAKQVLFNAMMATLEPGDEVILPTPYWVSYADIVLIMGGKPVFVPCQEANGFRLTADDLVRAITPRTRWVIFNSPSNPSGAAYSEADYRPILDVLLAHPHVWLMVDDIYEHIVYDDFRFVTPVALEPSLRNRTLTINGVSKAYAMTGWRIGYAGGPRALIQAMAVVQSQSTSCPSSISQAAAIAALNGSADIVTERCRSFQARRDLVVRSLNKIEGITCRVPEGAFYTFAGCAALIGTTTPDGECINSDIDFAEYLLRSVGVAVVPGSAFGLAPYFRISYATSASQLEDACQRITLATSQLS, encoded by the coding sequence GTGAAGGCTTTAGTTCAAAACCCCCAATTTCGCTTGGCGAGCCGTCTTGCATCAATCGGAGTGTCGCAGATCCTGAGGATCACAGCCCTTGCGAGCGATCTTAAGCGAAACGGCAAAGATGTTATCGTTCTCGGCACGGGAGAGCCTGATTTCGACACGCCGGAATATATCAAAGACGCAGCGAAGTGCGCGATGGATAACGGCGCAACAAAATATACCGCGCTGGACGGCACGCCCGAGCTGAAGGCCGCGATCTGTGCCAAGTTCAAGCGGGACAATGGCCTTGAGTTCGCGCAGAACGAGATCACAGTATCGGCCGGCGCTAAGCAGGTCCTGTTCAACGCCATGATGGCTACACTCGAACCTGGCGACGAGGTAATTCTCCCCACCCCGTACTGGGTGAGTTATGCTGACATCGTGCTAATCATGGGCGGAAAGCCGGTGTTCGTGCCATGTCAAGAAGCGAATGGCTTCCGCCTGACCGCGGACGATCTCGTGCGGGCGATCACGCCGCGTACGCGCTGGGTGATCTTCAATTCACCGTCCAATCCGTCCGGCGCGGCCTATTCGGAGGCAGATTACCGGCCCATCCTCGACGTGTTGCTGGCGCACCCGCATGTATGGCTGATGGTGGACGATATTTACGAGCACATCGTATACGACGATTTTCGTTTCGTCACACCCGTCGCGCTCGAGCCTTCGCTACGCAATCGGACTCTCACGATCAACGGGGTTTCCAAAGCCTATGCCATGACAGGCTGGCGAATTGGTTACGCCGGCGGCCCACGCGCCCTCATCCAGGCAATGGCCGTTGTTCAGAGTCAATCAACTTCCTGTCCTTCGTCAATCAGCCAAGCTGCCGCCATTGCGGCGCTTAATGGTTCCGCGGACATCGTCACGGAGCGGTGCCGATCCTTCCAGGCGCGGCGCGACTTGGTCGTTAGATCCTTAAACAAGATCGAAGGTATCACCTGCCGGGTGCCCGAGGGCGCGTTCTATACCTTTGCCGGCTGTGCGGCACTGATCGGAACGACGACGCCGGATGGAGAATGCATCAACAGCGATATCGATTTTGCGGAATATCTTCTGCGCAGCGTTGGTGTTGCCGTCGTTCCGGGTTCGGCTTTCGGGCTCGCGCCGTATTTCCGGATCTCGTACGCCACATCCGCGAGCCAGCTCGAGGACGCATGCCAGCGAATCACCCTTGCGACAAGTCAGTTGTCCTAG
- a CDS encoding thiamine pyrophosphate-binding protein gives MTIRNTRTGGQILIDQLVAQGVERVTCVPGESYLAALDALHDSPIDVVICRAEGGAAMMAEAYGKLTGRPGICFVTRGPGATNASHGVHIAMQDSTPMILFVGQVDTGMREREAFQELDYKAVFGSMAKWAVEIDRPDRIPELVARAFRVAMQGRPGPVVIALPENMLTETAAVADAMRIEPAVSWPAPSDLERVGAMLASAKAPLVILGGSRWTDEATKSIARFAERFGLPVATSFRRASLIDADHSHYAGDLGIGPSPGLKARIDNADVVLLIGGRMSEMPSSSYTLLEIPTPQQKLIHVHPGSEELGRVYQPALAIQATPAAFAAAVETLKPSGAVAWKGEAAKAHADYLAWTDKARELPGTFQYGQVMTWLRDRLPKDAIVCNGAGNYAGWIHRHHRFHSFAAQLAPTSGSMGYGVPAGVLAKRQYPDRVVVAFAGDGCFLMNGQEFATAVQYDAPLIVIVVDNSQYGTIRMHQERDYPGRVVGTQLKNPDFAMYAKAFGGHGERVERTEEFAPAFERALASGKPAILHCIIDPRAISVGKDFVPQAKAR, from the coding sequence ATGACCATCCGCAACACCCGCACCGGGGGCCAGATCCTGATCGATCAGCTCGTCGCCCAAGGCGTCGAGCGCGTCACCTGCGTGCCGGGCGAGAGCTATCTGGCGGCGCTCGATGCGCTGCATGACAGCCCGATCGATGTCGTGATCTGCCGCGCCGAAGGCGGCGCTGCGATGATGGCGGAAGCCTATGGCAAGCTCACCGGACGCCCCGGAATCTGCTTCGTCACCCGCGGTCCCGGCGCGACCAATGCCAGCCACGGCGTCCACATCGCGATGCAGGATTCGACGCCGATGATCCTGTTCGTCGGCCAGGTCGATACCGGCATGCGCGAGCGTGAGGCGTTCCAGGAGCTCGACTACAAGGCGGTGTTCGGCTCCATGGCGAAATGGGCGGTCGAGATCGATCGGCCCGATCGTATCCCCGAGCTGGTCGCGCGCGCCTTCCGTGTCGCGATGCAGGGCCGCCCCGGTCCCGTCGTGATCGCGCTGCCGGAGAACATGCTGACCGAAACCGCCGCCGTTGCCGATGCCATGCGCATCGAGCCGGCCGTGAGCTGGCCGGCGCCATCAGATCTCGAGCGCGTCGGCGCGATGCTCGCGAGCGCCAAGGCGCCGCTCGTCATCCTCGGCGGCTCGCGCTGGACTGATGAAGCGACCAAGAGCATCGCGCGCTTTGCCGAGCGGTTCGGCCTGCCGGTCGCGACCTCGTTCCGCCGGGCCTCGCTGATCGATGCCGATCATTCGCACTACGCCGGCGATCTCGGCATCGGGCCGAGCCCGGGCCTGAAAGCACGCATCGACAATGCCGACGTCGTTCTGCTGATCGGTGGCCGCATGTCGGAGATGCCGTCCTCGTCCTACACGCTGCTCGAGATTCCGACCCCGCAGCAGAAGCTGATCCATGTGCATCCGGGCTCGGAAGAGCTCGGCCGCGTCTATCAGCCGGCGCTGGCGATCCAGGCGACGCCGGCCGCGTTCGCCGCCGCGGTCGAGACGCTGAAGCCGTCAGGCGCGGTTGCCTGGAAGGGCGAGGCGGCGAAGGCGCACGCCGATTACCTCGCCTGGACCGACAAGGCGCGCGAGCTGCCGGGCACGTTCCAGTACGGCCAGGTCATGACCTGGCTGCGCGACCGCCTGCCGAAGGACGCGATCGTCTGCAACGGCGCCGGCAACTATGCCGGCTGGATCCATCGCCATCACCGCTTCCACAGCTTCGCCGCCCAGCTCGCGCCGACCTCGGGCTCGATGGGCTACGGCGTGCCGGCCGGCGTGCTGGCCAAGCGTCAATATCCGGATCGCGTCGTCGTCGCCTTTGCCGGCGACGGCTGCTTCCTGATGAACGGGCAGGAATTCGCGACCGCCGTGCAGTACGACGCGCCGCTGATCGTGATCGTCGTCGACAATTCGCAATACGGCACCATCCGCATGCACCAGGAGCGCGACTATCCCGGGCGCGTCGTCGGCACCCAGCTGAAGAACCCCGACTTCGCGATGTATGCGAAGGCGTTCGGCGGCCATGGCGAGCGGGTCGAGCGCACCGAAGAATTCGCGCCGGCGTTCGAGCGGGCGCTGGCCTCGGGCAAGCCGGCGATCCTCCACTGCATCATCGATCCACGCGCGATCTCGGTCGGCAAGGATTTCGTGCCGCAGGCGAAAGCACGCTGA
- a CDS encoding Xaa-Pro peptidase family protein: MQKPLPFEQAEFAARLTAVKKEMAKRGIDILLLSEPPNQNYLTGYDSLSFYTPQMVVVALSHEEPVWIARFMERPQAMMGTYLAAENIRTYPDEYVNSHAGLSAYDVVADIVKELDGETARIGVEMGGYYYSARAHADLVRALPLATFVDADLLVNWIRIVKSPAELVCMRQAGRIADAMIKRGVDTIEPGVRECDIAAFITSR, encoded by the coding sequence ATGCAAAAGCCACTTCCATTTGAACAAGCCGAATTCGCAGCACGCTTGACGGCGGTAAAAAAAGAAATGGCCAAGAGGGGGATTGACATTCTTCTTCTGTCTGAGCCCCCCAACCAAAATTACCTAACTGGCTATGATAGCCTCTCGTTCTACACGCCTCAAATGGTGGTCGTAGCGCTCTCTCACGAAGAACCCGTGTGGATCGCGCGATTCATGGAACGGCCGCAGGCAATGATGGGAACTTATCTTGCAGCCGAGAATATCCGGACCTATCCGGACGAGTATGTAAACTCGCACGCTGGTTTGTCGGCATATGACGTTGTGGCCGATATCGTAAAAGAACTCGACGGTGAAACGGCGCGAATTGGCGTGGAGATGGGAGGCTATTATTATTCCGCGCGCGCACACGCAGATCTTGTGCGGGCTCTGCCCCTTGCAACGTTCGTAGACGCCGACCTGCTCGTCAATTGGATCCGGATCGTGAAGAGTCCGGCCGAACTTGTTTGCATGCGTCAAGCCGGCCGCATCGCCGATGCGATGATAAAACGCGGCGTCGATACAATCGAGCCCGGTGTACGTGAATGCGACATTGCGGCGTTTATCACCAGCAGATAG
- a CDS encoding M24 family metallopeptidase produces the protein MRHCGVYHQQIAGTPEFGGGYDSSCLFFGAGERALAPHPTWTDDPLPASTTVYMEVHGVRLRYQVNLARTIVVGKPSPAYQKFTEIAVEALNAGLESVRPGRTCSEVHAAYAQSLARHGYEKEARLGYPQGIGYPPASAERTASLRKGDNTVLKPGMCFHMMAALWLEDKSVCITQPFAVTENGFEPLTSTPRSLIVK, from the coding sequence ATGCGACATTGCGGCGTTTATCACCAGCAGATAGCGGGTACCCCAGAATTCGGAGGAGGCTATGACAGCTCCTGTCTGTTCTTTGGTGCGGGCGAACGCGCCCTTGCGCCACATCCGACATGGACCGACGATCCGTTGCCGGCGTCAACAACCGTCTATATGGAAGTTCACGGAGTTCGTCTTCGTTATCAAGTCAATCTCGCTCGCACAATTGTCGTCGGAAAGCCTAGTCCCGCTTACCAGAAATTCACGGAGATTGCGGTCGAAGCTCTAAATGCGGGCCTCGAAAGCGTCCGTCCCGGTCGTACATGCTCGGAAGTCCATGCAGCGTACGCCCAATCGCTCGCGCGTCATGGATATGAAAAAGAGGCGAGGCTCGGCTATCCTCAAGGAATAGGCTATCCACCCGCATCAGCTGAGCGTACGGCCAGTTTGCGGAAGGGAGACAATACTGTGCTTAAGCCGGGTATGTGCTTCCACATGATGGCTGCCCTCTGGCTGGAGGACAAGAGCGTCTGCATCACGCAACCCTTCGCCGTCACTGAGAACGGTTTTGAGCCCTTGACCTCGACGCCCCGCAGCCTGATTGTCAAATAG
- a CDS encoding LysR family transcriptional regulator has translation MHVAQSAISLHLNRLEKELGCSLVHRTPRGIVPTESGVRLASRARSVLTDIGTIAEEVRGIEAEPSGSVIVGMPTSLGIALTVPLAITIRRQYPLIRLRIAEGLSGHMSQWLLAGQLDLALVFGSNIISGISKELLAREHLNLVGAEGAEAVSSCSEMPVSALFDLPLILPGRPHGLREEVERAASRHGHRPNVVMEIDSLENIKSLVAERIGYTVLSARVAEHGSISARLKCRPIAEPRIERSIYLARSSKTPPSMAASSVTMVLSSLFAQSNRSLTDDIGA, from the coding sequence TTGCATGTTGCCCAATCGGCCATCAGTCTTCATCTGAACCGGCTTGAGAAGGAACTGGGCTGCAGTCTGGTTCACCGCACCCCCAGGGGCATCGTGCCGACAGAGAGCGGGGTTAGGCTTGCCAGCCGCGCCCGGTCGGTTCTGACCGATATAGGGACAATCGCAGAAGAGGTGCGAGGTATAGAAGCGGAACCGTCGGGCAGTGTGATCGTCGGAATGCCCACTTCGCTCGGCATCGCGTTGACGGTACCGCTTGCAATAACGATCCGCCGCCAGTACCCGCTCATCCGACTTCGTATCGCAGAAGGCTTGTCGGGTCATATGTCTCAATGGCTGCTGGCAGGCCAGCTCGATTTGGCGCTCGTGTTCGGCAGCAACATCATCTCGGGAATTTCGAAGGAGCTGCTCGCCAGAGAGCACTTGAACCTGGTGGGAGCTGAAGGCGCTGAGGCGGTGTCCTCGTGCAGCGAGATGCCTGTATCGGCACTGTTCGATTTACCCCTGATCCTCCCAGGCCGTCCGCACGGGCTGAGAGAGGAGGTTGAGCGGGCAGCATCCCGGCACGGCCACAGGCCCAATGTAGTCATGGAAATCGATTCTTTGGAGAACATAAAATCGTTGGTCGCTGAACGCATCGGATATACCGTGCTCTCTGCGCGAGTGGCCGAACACGGATCGATTTCCGCGCGCCTGAAGTGTCGTCCGATAGCGGAGCCACGCATCGAAAGGTCGATCTACCTGGCGCGCTCGTCCAAGACGCCCCCTTCCATGGCTGCGAGCAGCGTCACGATGGTGCTTTCGAGCCTGTTTGCCCAGTCGAACCGTTCACTGACGGACGACATCGGCGCGTGA
- a CDS encoding MarR family transcriptional regulator, which yields MAVNEYPERAVRDFIWNIVEINAHLAEIHKGWAQILGISESQWLILMAIDELDKGRGVSGTAVANKLRIHTAFVTTQTKKLEKMEFLVRVTSPDDARFLEISLTQKARSEIANLSIKRQVLNSTMFAELDEESLRYLNKRLTSIAKNSRLASQKLTIGIL from the coding sequence ATGGCAGTGAATGAATATCCTGAGAGAGCGGTGCGGGATTTCATCTGGAACATTGTCGAGATCAACGCCCATCTCGCAGAAATACATAAGGGTTGGGCGCAGATACTCGGGATCTCCGAATCGCAGTGGTTGATCCTAATGGCGATCGATGAGCTCGATAAAGGTCGCGGCGTTTCGGGAACAGCGGTTGCGAATAAGCTGCGCATCCATACTGCCTTCGTTACCACCCAAACGAAGAAGCTCGAAAAAATGGAATTCCTCGTCCGTGTGACATCGCCGGATGACGCCCGATTTCTGGAGATATCGCTGACCCAAAAGGCGCGGTCTGAAATCGCCAATCTGTCAATCAAGAGGCAGGTGCTCAACTCGACCATGTTTGCCGAGCTTGATGAGGAGTCACTGCGGTACCTGAACAAACGGCTCACCTCGATTGCCAAGAATAGCCGATTGGCATCGCAAAAACTGACCATAGGCATATTGTAG